Part of the Cyanobacteria bacterium GSL.Bin1 genome is shown below.
AAATTACATTGAAGAAATGGTGCGAGCCAGATTAAAATCTTTTTCGGTTAATCCTCCCGCATCATGACTGGTCATTCTAATGACCACCGTATTGTAAGAAATTTCTAAATCAGGATGATGTCCTGCCGACTCTGCCGGTTCGACTAACTTATTAAC
Proteins encoded:
- a CDS encoding 4a-hydroxytetrahydrobiopterin dehydratase, with the protein product MAQLLSDTEIKTQLNELSDWTQDGKFIKCTRKFKGFPEAVEFVNKLVEPAESAGHHPDLEISYNTVVIRMTSHDAGGLTEKDFNLARTISSM